A region of Anoplopoma fimbria isolate UVic2021 breed Golden Eagle Sablefish chromosome 24, Afim_UVic_2022, whole genome shotgun sequence DNA encodes the following proteins:
- the si:dkey-175g6.2 gene encoding uncharacterized protein si:dkey-175g6.2: MTCHHAPSTAQLILLVLLIVTPHLAGTAPAWGEGREGGVEGRTRTDLRKDNLAPFLSPPPQSLSSPDNGSLDRGQGPGQDDQSDKVTDPAQVLAVLLEALDHPGEREIQASRDGIWEEDESQTVVGGEIRRTGETEGERGVEEEEEGRKADKAIEQLIVGHLTAAQGDDLKERDGEDKNTRSEENQGWSVEDVGADSVNEEEGKEEDEGQEEGNYLESLLKKARPSSASQGDDLSLQRKIRGYFQNIDLGLQDNEILPPLKGYKAYNTQLARAGKKLHWEENQDGNRPVNGGNFMDDFEDEGEELEEEVEEEEESLSHMQEEARARAEKQEVLRQQEEAERAREEEQRLADIASDMLLQYMGRKQQSYMKPRQKSSMGPASNTAEDKRSEEVVPDEDDMDQQMIDRLIEISSKLHLPADDVIEIISDVEEKKKKRKELQQLPINSNPVAPRFRPLVPPPLAAPPIYHYTASKNPKKAPYRYNKSNKKWHKDKVMSYKQDYWYKPKKQLDYWYKPQKQFLAFPSYPYYQKPYRAYYPVYFPYPKPQYYGKPSPSRDQPFGPQELDLQPPRRRHRAGGKNRGQGWRQQQPAPRLPLTPYISNYILPHPRTYQPLPPPKPITPPRRGRRPPFYYQQVTPGDDYEEDGLVPQLDSEEELENFIERIYMKRRMY, from the coding sequence ATGACCTGTCATCACGCCCCTTCCACAGCCCAGCTCATCCTATTGGTCCTGCTCATTGTCACTCCACATCTGGCTGGCACCGCCCCTGCGTGGGgtgagggaagggagggaggggtggaggggcgCACCCGGACAGACCTTAGAAAAGACAACCTCGCCCCCTTTCTCTCGCCCCCACCCCAGAGTCTCTCCAGCCCCGACAACGGTTCGCTAGACCGGGGCCAGGGCCCGGGTCAAGACGACCAATCAGATAAAGTGACGGACCCTGCGCAGGTGCTCGCTGTGCTTTTGGAAGCCCTGGACCACCCGGGGGAGAGAGAAATCCAGGCAAGCAGAGACGGAATTTGGGAAGAGGATGAGAGTCAGACAGTGGTGGGTGGTGAGATAAGGAGAACAGGGGAGACAGAGGGCGagagaggggtggaggaggaggaggaggggcgaAAGGCTGATAAGGCTATTGAACAGCTAATTGTAGGCCATTTGACAGCTGCTCAGGGTGATGACTTAAAGGAAAGGGATGGggaagataaaaacacaaggtCAGAGGAGAATCAAGGGTGGTCTGTGGAGGATGTTGGAGCTGATAGTGTAAACGAGGAAGAAgggaaagaggaagatgaggggCAGGAGGAGGGAAATTATTTAGAAAGTCTCCTAAAGAAGGCCAGACCAAGTTCCGCCTCACAGGGAGACGATCTATCTCTGCAGCGCAAAATAAGAGGCTACTTCCAAAACATTGACTTGGGTCTCCAAGATAATGAGATCCTGCCTCCTCTTAAGGGCTACAAAGCATACAACACTCAGCTCGCACGTGCCGGAAAGAAGCTGCACTGGGAGGAGAACCAGGATGGCAACCGACCCGTCAACGGGGGCAACTTCATGGACGACTTTgaggatgaaggagaggagctagaggaggaggttgaggaagaggaggagagcctCTCCCATATGCAAGAGGAGGCGAGAGCGCGCGCGGAGAAACAGGAGGTTCTTCGGCAACAGGAGGAGGCGGAGCGAGccagggaggaggagcagaggctgGCAGACATCGCCTCCGACATGCTGCTGCAGTACATGGGGAGGAAGCAGCAGTCCTACATGAAGCCCCGGCAGAAGAGCAGCATGGGGCCCGCCAGCAACACTGCGGAGGACAAGCGCTCTGAGGAGGTCGTCCCCGACGAAGACGACATGGACCAGCAAATGATCGACAGGCTGATCGAGATCAGCAGCAAGCTGCACCTGCCTGCCGATGATGTGATTGAGATTATCAGTGACgtggaagagaagaagaagaagaggaaagagctGCAACAGTTGCCAATCAACAGCAACCCCGTCGCCCCGCGCTTCAGGCCTCTGGTACCTCCTCCTCTGGCTGCGCCGCCTATATACCACTACACCGCCTCAAAAAACCCCAAGAAAGCCCCTTATAGGTACAACAAGTCCAACAAGAAATGGCACAAGGACAAAGTCATGTCCTATAAGCAGGACTATTGGTACAAGCCTAAGAAGCAGCTTGACTACTGGTATAAACCACAGAAACAGTTTTTAGCCTTCCCCTCCTATCCATACTACCAGAAGCCATATAGAGCATACTACCCTGTTTATTTCCCATATCCCAAACCACAATATTATGGCAAGCCCTCCCCCTCCAGAGACCAGCCATTCGGCCCCCAGGAACTTGACCTCCAGCCCCCGAGGCGCAGGCACAGGGCTGGGGGTAAGAACCGCGGGCAGGgctggaggcagcagcagccagcgCCACGCCTGCCTCTCACCCCTTATATCTCTAACTATATCCTTCCTCACCCACGGACCTACCAACCCCTACCTCCGCCCAAACCAATAACCCCACCCAGGAGAGGCAGGCGACCCCCGTTCTACTATCAACAAGTCACACCGGGAGATGACTATGAGGAAGATGGGCTGGTGCCTCAGTTGGACAGTGAGGAGGAACTGGAAAACTTTATTGAGAGGATCTACATGAAGCGCAGAATGTACTGA
- the slc25a1a gene encoding tricarboxylate transport protein A, mitochondrial translates to MSSLLKPFSVHEGPCESRGVRRGRPCSALHPQPSSQRLAAASGLLSPPAHQRSYAARRNLAAAAIGGRKITHPGKAILAGGIAGGIEICITFPTEYVKTQLQLDERANPPRYRGIGDCVKLTVQDHGLRGLYRGLSSLLYGSIPKSAVRFGTFEMLSNPMRDATGRLDNTRSLLCGLGAGIAEAIVVVCPMETLKVKMIHDQCSLRPRYRGFFHGVSEIIREQGVRGTYQGLTATVLKQGTNQAIRFYVMNSLRNWYKGDDPRRDMHPIVTAMFGATAGAASVFGNTPLDVVKTRMQGLEAHRYKNTVDCAFQILKHEGPQAFYKGTVPRLGRVCLDVAIVFVIYEEVVKLLNNVWKTQ, encoded by the exons ATGTCGTCGCTGCTGAAGCCGTTTTCGGTGCATGAAGGACCGTGCGAGAGCCGCGGTGTGAGGAGAGGACGCCCGTGCTCAGCTCTCCATCCGCAGCCGTCATCGCAGCGTCTGGCCGCCGCGTCGGGGCTGCTCTCCCCGCCGGCCCACCAGCGCTCCTACGCGGCGAGGAGAAACCTGGCGGCCGCCGCAATCGGTGGGAGGAAAATCACGCATCCTGGAAAGGCCATCCTTGCAG GTGGGATTGCAGGAGGAATAGAGATCTGTATCACCTTCCCCACAGAGTATGTCAAGACACAGCTACAGCTAGATGAGAGAGCCAACCCGCCGAGATACAGAGGAATCG gtgactGTGTGAAGTTGACTGTGCAAGATCACGGGCTGAGAGGGTTGTATCGAGGTCTCAGCTCCTTGCTCTATGGATCGATACCCAAGTCTGCAGTGAG GTTTGGAACGTTTGAGATGCTCAGCAACCCGATGCGAGACGCCACAGGTCGGCTAGACAACACGCGCAGCCTCTTGTGTGGATTGGGAGCAGGTATAGCGGAGGCCATCGTGGTCGTCTGCCCGATGGAGACGCTTAAG GTGAAGATGATCCATGACCAGTGTTCCCTCAGACCTCGATACAGAGGCTTCTTTCACGGCGTCAGTGAGATTATCAGAGAACAGG GTGTGAGAGGGACGTATCAAGGTCTGACAGCGACCGTGCTAAAACAAGGAACCAATCAGGCCATCCGGTTCTACGTGATGAACTCGCTGCGCAATTGGTACAAAG GTGACGACCCCAGACGAGACATGCACCCGATTGTCACGGCGATGTTTGGAGCGACGGCGGGAGCTGCCAGTGTTTTTGGAAACACACCCCTGGATGTGGTGAAGACCAGGATGCAG GGTTTGGAGGCCCACCGCTACAAAAACACAGTCGATTGTGCCTTTCAGATCTTGAAGCATGAAGGGCCACAGGC GTTCTACAAAGGAACAGTTCCCAGGCTTGGCCGCGTGTGCCTGGACGTGGCAATAGTCTTTGTCATCTACGAGGAGGTGGTCAAACTACTCAACAACGTGTGGAAGACGCAGTAG